In a single window of the Nocardioides sp. L-11A genome:
- a CDS encoding ATP-binding cassette domain-containing protein, producing the protein MDRLQVQWAGGTRTFAGPQVVVGRELDCDVPVTDTRASRRHAVLQREDGGWVVVDASSNGTYVAGRRVTRLPLTGAPVSLHLGGPAGEQVIVSLVAATSRPVPASPPVSPVPPQAPPVPPPAGEFWRNLPPPQVPASGGPVDAWRPAGVLPPGQLPHGHSVVLPQQVRAGSALTIGRDRGNDIVLADPLVSRRHARLEPATPAAPAVLHDLGSFNGTFVDGRRVQGAVPLAVGAEVIFGNQTFRWDGGQLIASATAHELTLYADGLTQIVGGGRRLIENVSFQLQPRSLTAVIGPSGSGKSTLLGALTGLRPASHGRVIWQGHDLYEHYDQLRFQIGLVPQQDILHPQLKVRQGLRFAAQLRLPPDTTAAEWDHRVRTVAEQMQLTQRLDNRIGSQLSGGQRKRVSIATELLTAPPLLFLDEPTSGLDPGLDLEVMRQLRSLADDGRVVMVVTHSVLALDVCDDVLVLAPGGRIAYFGPPAGVLAHFGVTTYPEVFDLLDEPDLWQRIPAQQHAVDTASLPRQSYGGAVPAPPRQSVTRQLGTLVRRNLAVVLADRLLLGMLVLLPLILGGLSRVVPGSDGISILASGGRVGEAQQRLTVLIVAACLMGTALAIRELVGERPIFRREYAVGLSPGIYFTSKLLVLGTAAFAQGLAVTFLATVGLPGADGTAGTFRVALAIAVLSAVMVVIGLALSALVTSSEQTMPALVGLVMLQLVLSGALFEIAGRAGLEQLAWLSPSRWGYAASASAIQLVDRFAGTDRQDWIAQSGAGHYLMDLGMLVLLGAAAFGIGLLLVRRSATADD; encoded by the coding sequence GTGGATCGACTCCAGGTGCAGTGGGCCGGTGGGACCCGGACCTTCGCCGGGCCGCAGGTCGTGGTCGGGCGCGAGCTCGACTGCGACGTGCCCGTCACCGACACCCGGGCGTCGCGGCGCCACGCCGTGCTGCAGCGCGAGGACGGCGGCTGGGTCGTCGTCGACGCCAGCAGCAACGGCACCTATGTCGCGGGGCGGCGGGTCACGCGGCTGCCGTTGACCGGCGCGCCGGTCAGCCTCCATCTCGGGGGACCGGCCGGTGAGCAGGTGATCGTGAGCCTGGTGGCGGCGACCTCGCGGCCGGTGCCCGCCTCGCCGCCCGTGTCGCCCGTGCCGCCGCAGGCGCCGCCCGTGCCGCCGCCTGCGGGGGAGTTCTGGAGGAACCTCCCGCCCCCGCAGGTCCCCGCGAGCGGCGGGCCGGTCGACGCCTGGCGCCCGGCGGGCGTCCTCCCACCGGGCCAGTTGCCGCACGGCCACTCCGTCGTCCTGCCGCAGCAGGTCCGCGCGGGTTCCGCGCTCACCATCGGTCGCGACCGGGGCAACGACATCGTGCTCGCCGACCCGCTGGTCAGCCGCCGCCACGCGCGACTCGAGCCCGCGACGCCGGCCGCGCCCGCGGTGCTGCACGACCTCGGCTCGTTCAACGGCACCTTCGTCGACGGGCGCCGGGTGCAGGGCGCGGTGCCGCTCGCGGTCGGGGCCGAGGTGATCTTCGGCAACCAGACCTTCCGCTGGGACGGCGGGCAGCTGATCGCCTCGGCCACGGCGCACGAGCTCACCCTGTACGCCGACGGGCTGACCCAGATCGTCGGCGGCGGCCGGCGACTGATCGAGAACGTCTCCTTCCAGCTCCAGCCGCGCAGCCTGACGGCGGTGATCGGCCCGTCCGGCTCCGGCAAGTCGACCCTGCTCGGCGCGCTCACCGGCCTGCGGCCGGCCAGCCACGGCCGGGTGATCTGGCAGGGCCACGACCTCTACGAGCACTACGACCAGCTCCGCTTCCAGATCGGCCTGGTGCCGCAGCAGGACATCCTCCATCCCCAGCTGAAGGTCAGGCAGGGGCTGCGCTTCGCCGCCCAGCTCCGGCTCCCGCCCGACACCACCGCGGCCGAGTGGGATCACCGGGTCCGGACCGTCGCGGAGCAGATGCAGCTCACCCAGCGGCTCGACAACCGGATCGGGAGTCAGCTCTCCGGCGGCCAGCGCAAGCGGGTCTCCATCGCCACCGAGCTGCTCACCGCCCCGCCGCTGCTCTTCCTGGACGAGCCGACCTCCGGCCTCGACCCGGGCCTCGACCTCGAGGTCATGCGCCAGTTGCGCAGCCTCGCCGACGACGGCCGCGTGGTCATGGTCGTGACCCACTCGGTGCTCGCGCTCGACGTCTGCGACGACGTGCTCGTGCTCGCGCCGGGCGGCCGGATCGCCTACTTCGGCCCGCCCGCCGGGGTCCTCGCCCACTTCGGCGTGACGACCTACCCGGAGGTCTTCGACCTGCTCGACGAGCCCGACCTGTGGCAGCGGATCCCCGCCCAGCAGCACGCCGTCGACACTGCCTCGCTGCCGCGGCAGTCGTACGGCGGCGCCGTACCCGCTCCGCCGCGGCAGTCCGTGACCCGGCAGCTGGGCACCCTGGTCCGGCGCAACCTCGCCGTCGTGCTCGCCGACCGGCTGCTGCTCGGCATGCTCGTGCTGCTCCCGCTCATCCTCGGCGGGCTCAGTCGCGTGGTCCCGGGCTCCGACGGGATCTCGATCCTGGCGTCGGGCGGCCGGGTCGGCGAGGCACAGCAGCGGCTCACGGTGCTCATCGTGGCCGCCTGTCTGATGGGCACCGCACTGGCCATCCGCGAGCTGGTGGGGGAGCGCCCCATCTTCCGGCGGGAGTACGCCGTCGGGCTCTCGCCCGGCATCTACTTCACCAGCAAGCTGCTGGTCCTCGGCACCGCCGCGTTCGCCCAGGGCCTGGCCGTCACCTTCCTGGCGACCGTCGGCCTGCCCGGAGCCGACGGCACCGCGGGCACCTTCCGGGTCGCCCTCGCGATCGCGGTGCTGTCCGCGGTCATGGTCGTCATCGGCCTCGCGCTCTCGGCCTTGGTGACCAGCAGCGAGCAGACCATGCCGGCACTCGTCGGACTGGTGATGCTGCAGCTGGTCCTGTCCGGCGCGCTCTTCGAGATCGCCGGCCGCGCCGGTCTGGAGCAGCTCGCCTGGCTCTCCCCGTCACGCTGGGGGTACGCCGCCTCCGCCTCCGCGATCCAGCTCGTCGACCGCTTCGCCGGCACCGACCGGCAGGACTGGATCGCGCAGAGCGGTGCCGGGCACTACCTGATGGACCTGGGCATGCTGGTCCTGCTCGGTGCCGCGGCCTTCGGCATCGGTCTGCTGCTGGTGCGGCGCAGCGCGACCGCCGACGACTGA
- the infA gene encoding translation initiation factor IF-1 → MAKKEGVIEMEGSVVEALPNAMFRVELSNGHKVLAHISGKMRQHYIRILPEDRVVVELSPYDLSRGRIVYRYK, encoded by the coding sequence ATGGCGAAGAAAGAAGGCGTCATCGAGATGGAGGGCTCCGTCGTGGAGGCCCTTCCGAACGCCATGTTCCGAGTCGAGCTGAGCAACGGCCACAAGGTCCTCGCTCACATCAGCGGCAAGATGCGCCAGCACTACATCCGGATCCTCCCCGAGGACCGCGTGGTGGTGGAGCTCTCGCCGTACGACCTGTCGCGGGGCCGGATCGTCTACCGCTACAAGTGA
- a CDS encoding DNA-directed RNA polymerase subunit alpha, translated as MLIAQRPTLSEETVDQFRSRFVIEPLEPGFGYTLGNSLRRTLLSSIPGASVTSIKIDGVLHEFSTIEGVKEDVTEIILNLKGLVVSSEHDEPVTMYLRKSGAGDVTGADIAPPAGVEVHNPDLKIATLSDNGKLELELVVERGRGYVSAVQNKGADNEIGRIPVDSIYSPVLKVTYKVEATRVEQRTDFDKLVIDVETKPSILPRDAIASAGKTLVELFGLARELNVEAEGIDIGPSPVDEQLAADLALPVEDLQLTVRSYNCLKREGIHTVGELISRSEQDLLDIRNFGAKSIDEVKAKLHEMGLSLKDSAPGFDPSAALANYSDDEDDDESFIESEEF; from the coding sequence GTGCTCATCGCACAGCGCCCCACCCTGTCGGAGGAGACCGTCGACCAGTTCCGGTCGCGCTTCGTCATCGAGCCGCTCGAGCCCGGCTTCGGCTACACGCTCGGCAACTCGCTGCGTCGTACCCTCCTCTCCTCGATCCCCGGTGCCTCGGTCACCAGCATCAAGATCGACGGCGTCCTCCACGAGTTCTCGACGATCGAGGGCGTGAAGGAAGACGTCACCGAGATCATCCTCAACCTCAAGGGCCTCGTCGTCTCCTCCGAGCACGACGAGCCGGTCACCATGTACCTGCGCAAGTCGGGTGCCGGTGACGTGACGGGTGCCGACATCGCGCCGCCGGCCGGCGTCGAGGTCCACAACCCCGACCTGAAGATCGCCACCCTCTCCGACAACGGCAAGCTCGAGCTCGAGCTCGTCGTCGAGCGGGGCCGCGGCTACGTCTCGGCCGTCCAGAACAAGGGCGCCGACAACGAGATCGGCCGGATCCCGGTCGACTCGATCTACAGCCCGGTCCTCAAGGTGACCTACAAGGTCGAGGCCACCCGCGTCGAGCAGCGCACCGACTTCGACAAGCTCGTCATCGACGTCGAGACCAAGCCGTCCATCCTGCCGCGCGACGCGATCGCGTCGGCCGGCAAGACGCTGGTCGAGCTCTTCGGCCTGGCCCGTGAGCTCAACGTCGAGGCCGAGGGCATCGACATCGGCCCCTCGCCCGTCGACGAGCAGCTCGCCGCCGACCTCGCCCTCCCGGTCGAGGACCTGCAGCTGACCGTGCGGTCCTACAACTGCCTCAAGCGCGAGGGCATCCACACCGTGGGTGAGCTCATCAGCCGCTCGGAGCAGGACCTGCTGGACATCCGCAACTTCGGCGCGAAGTCCATCGACGAGGTCAAGGCCAAGCTGCACGAGATGGGTCTGTCCCTCAAGGACAGCGCCCCGGGCTTCGACCCGTCGGCCGCCCTGGCCAACTACTCCGACGACGAGGACGACGACGAGTCGTTCATCGAGTCCGAGGAGTTCTGA
- the rpmJ gene encoding 50S ribosomal protein L36 yields the protein MKVNPSVKKICDKCKVIRRHGRVMVICENPRHKQRQG from the coding sequence ATGAAGGTCAACCCGAGCGTGAAGAAGATCTGTGACAAGTGCAAGGTGATCCGTCGCCACGGCCGCGTCATGGTGATCTGCGAGAACCCGCGCCACAAGCAGCGCCAGGGCTGA
- a CDS encoding L-threonylcarbamoyladenylate synthase: protein MARYLDVHPDNPQPRLLQQIVTALQDDALIAYPTDSGYALGCRIGNRDGRDRILRIRGLDDKHHFTLVCRDFSQLGQLVHVDNAAFRAIRAATPGPYTFILPAMPEVPRRLLHPKKRTVGVRIPDHTFVQALLAELGEPLLTSTLILPGETEPRTMGWEIKEDLDHDVDIVVEAGETPAEPTTVVDWSEGAPEILRRGAGDPDRF, encoded by the coding sequence ATGGCGCGCTACCTCGACGTCCATCCGGACAATCCTCAGCCGCGGTTGCTCCAGCAGATCGTCACTGCCCTGCAGGACGACGCGCTGATCGCCTACCCGACCGACTCCGGGTACGCCCTCGGGTGCCGGATCGGCAACCGTGACGGCCGCGACCGGATCCTGCGCATCCGCGGACTCGACGACAAGCACCACTTCACGCTCGTGTGCCGCGACTTCTCCCAGCTCGGGCAGCTGGTCCACGTCGACAACGCCGCCTTCCGGGCGATCCGCGCCGCGACGCCGGGGCCCTACACGTTCATCCTGCCGGCCATGCCGGAGGTGCCGCGGCGGCTGCTGCACCCGAAGAAGCGCACGGTCGGGGTCCGGATCCCCGACCACACCTTCGTCCAGGCGCTGCTCGCCGAGCTCGGTGAGCCGCTGCTGACCTCCACCCTGATCCTGCCGGGGGAGACCGAGCCACGCACCATGGGCTGGGAGATCAAGGAGGACCTCGACCACGACGTCGACATCGTCGTCGAGGCGGGGGAGACCCCGGCCGAGCCCACCACCGTCGTGGACTGGTCCGAGGGCGCCCCCGAGATCCTCCGCCGGGGCGCGGGCGATCCCGACCGCTTCTAG
- a CDS encoding LLM class flavin-dependent oxidoreductase, producing the protein MSLALSVLDLVPVRSDQATGDALAASLDLARTADRLGYRRYWLAEHHNMPAVAATNPPVVIGLVASATERIRVGSGGVMLPNHAPLVVAEQFALLEAAFPGRIDLGIGRAPGSDPVTSWALRHGAGGVSDEAVTRFPEYVDNVLAMMEPAGVGLALRGSQHVLKATPAAQSVPQIWLLGSSDYSARLAAEKGMPYVFAHHFSGSGTAEALELYRSTFRPSPESAEPRTFLTVNASVADTAEEARRQALPQLLQMLALRTGQPLVAQRTIEDAETIVEAGLPEGHEALIDAMRRRWVIGDAAGARAELTELAASYGVDEVMVNPVGGALRGTDARTSPARVRTLELLAG; encoded by the coding sequence ATGTCTCTCGCACTCTCCGTCCTCGACCTCGTCCCCGTCCGTAGCGACCAGGCCACGGGCGACGCACTCGCGGCGTCCCTCGACCTGGCCCGGACGGCCGACCGGCTCGGCTACCGCCGCTACTGGCTGGCCGAGCACCACAACATGCCGGCGGTGGCGGCGACCAACCCGCCCGTCGTGATCGGGCTGGTCGCCTCCGCGACCGAGCGGATCCGGGTCGGCTCGGGCGGCGTGATGCTCCCCAACCACGCGCCGCTCGTCGTCGCCGAGCAGTTCGCGCTCCTGGAGGCGGCGTTCCCGGGCCGGATCGACCTCGGCATCGGCCGCGCGCCCGGCTCGGACCCGGTGACCAGCTGGGCGCTGCGCCACGGCGCCGGTGGCGTGAGCGACGAGGCGGTCACCCGCTTCCCCGAGTACGTCGACAACGTGCTCGCCATGATGGAGCCGGCCGGTGTCGGGCTGGCCCTGCGCGGCTCCCAGCACGTCCTCAAGGCCACCCCCGCGGCGCAGTCCGTGCCGCAGATCTGGCTGCTCGGCTCCTCCGACTACTCCGCCCGGCTCGCCGCGGAGAAGGGGATGCCCTACGTCTTCGCCCACCACTTCTCCGGCTCCGGCACCGCCGAGGCGCTGGAGCTGTACCGCTCCACCTTCCGGCCGTCGCCCGAGTCGGCCGAGCCGCGCACCTTCCTCACCGTCAACGCCTCGGTGGCCGACACCGCCGAGGAGGCGCGGCGCCAGGCGCTCCCGCAGCTGCTCCAGATGCTCGCGCTGCGCACCGGCCAGCCGCTGGTCGCCCAGCGCACGATCGAGGACGCCGAGACGATCGTCGAGGCCGGTCTGCCCGAGGGCCACGAGGCGCTGATCGACGCGATGCGGCGGCGCTGGGTGATCGGCGACGCCGCCGGCGCACGTGCCGAGCTGACCGAGCTCGCGGCGTCGTACGGCGTCGACGAGGTGATGGTCAACCCGGTCGGGGGCGCCCTGCGGGGCACCGACGCGCGTACCTCGCCCGCGCGGGTGCGGACCCTGGAGCTCCTGGCGGGCTGA
- the rplQ gene encoding 50S ribosomal protein L17, whose translation MPKPKKGPRLGGGAAHQRLILSNLATALFEHGRITTTEAKARTLRPYAEKLITKAKKAHAGENPLHQRREVLKVIRDKGVVHTLFEDIAPTFSERPGGYTRITKIGNRAGDNAPMAVIELVTEAYAPSAPKAPAAAAAPADEAPEVEETEAAEATETEVEETEAPEAEETEAPEAEAAEPEAEAAEEAPAEDTDKA comes from the coding sequence ATGCCCAAGCCCAAGAAGGGCCCCCGCCTCGGCGGTGGCGCCGCGCACCAGCGCCTCATCCTGTCGAACCTGGCCACCGCGCTCTTCGAGCACGGCCGGATCACGACCACCGAGGCCAAGGCGCGCACGCTGCGCCCGTACGCCGAGAAGCTGATCACCAAGGCGAAGAAGGCCCACGCCGGCGAGAACCCGCTGCACCAGCGCCGCGAGGTCCTCAAGGTCATCCGTGACAAGGGCGTCGTCCACACCCTGTTCGAGGACATCGCCCCGACCTTCTCCGAGCGTCCCGGCGGCTACACCCGGATCACCAAGATCGGCAACCGTGCGGGCGACAACGCTCCCATGGCCGTCATCGAGCTGGTGACCGAGGCGTACGCACCGTCCGCGCCGAAGGCTCCGGCCGCCGCTGCCGCTCCGGCCGACGAGGCGCCCGAGGTCGAGGAGACCGAGGCCGCTGAGGCCACTGAGACCGAGGTCGAGGAGACCGAGGCTCCTGAGGCCGAGGAGACCGAGGCTCCTGAGGCCGAGGCCGCCGAGCCCGAGGCGGAGGCAGCCGAGGAGGCTCCCGCCGAGGACACCGACAAGGCCTGA
- a CDS encoding exodeoxyribonuclease III — protein sequence MRLATWNVNSLRTRIDRVEAFLDRHEIDVLAVQETKAREEQLPLMGLQARGYEVAAHGLNQWNGVAIFSRVGLDDVTVGFPEQPGFGDALEVEARALAATCSGVRVWSLYVPNGRKPDDPHYVYKLDWLARLRAAASSWLDAPTALVGDWNICPTDDDVFDVAQFKNSTHVTPAERAAFQAFLDGGWSEVTRSYAPEFTYFDYYRQRFERNRGLKIDFVLGSASFAERVTGAFIDREERDPAVFPGAPSDHAPVVVDLAD from the coding sequence GTGCGACTGGCCACCTGGAACGTCAACTCCCTGCGCACGCGGATCGACCGCGTCGAAGCCTTCCTCGACCGGCACGAGATCGACGTGCTCGCGGTCCAGGAGACCAAGGCGCGTGAGGAGCAGCTGCCGCTGATGGGCCTGCAGGCGCGCGGCTACGAGGTCGCCGCCCACGGCCTCAACCAGTGGAACGGCGTCGCGATCTTCAGCCGGGTCGGCCTCGACGACGTCACCGTCGGCTTCCCCGAGCAGCCGGGCTTCGGCGACGCACTCGAGGTCGAGGCCCGCGCCCTCGCTGCCACCTGCAGCGGCGTACGCGTGTGGAGCCTGTACGTCCCCAACGGCCGCAAGCCCGACGACCCGCACTACGTCTACAAGCTGGACTGGCTGGCCCGCCTGCGGGCCGCTGCGTCGTCCTGGCTGGACGCGCCGACCGCCCTGGTCGGCGACTGGAACATCTGCCCGACCGACGACGACGTGTTCGACGTCGCGCAGTTCAAGAACTCCACCCACGTCACCCCGGCCGAGCGCGCCGCCTTCCAGGCATTCCTGGACGGCGGCTGGTCCGAGGTCACCCGGTCCTACGCGCCCGAGTTCACCTACTTCGACTACTACCGGCAGCGGTTCGAGCGGAACCGCGGGCTCAAGATCGACTTCGTCCTCGGCTCCGCTTCCTTCGCCGAGCGGGTCACCGGTGCGTTCATCGACCGCGAGGAGCGCGACCCTGCCGTCTTCCCGGGTGCGCCCTCCGACCACGCGCCGGTGGTCGTCGACCTGGCGGACTGA
- the rpsM gene encoding 30S ribosomal protein S13, whose protein sequence is MARLVGVDLPRDKRIEVALTYIYGIGRTRAQQLLEATGVSPDLRVHELGDEELVKLRDEIEANFKIEGDLRREVQADIRRKIEIGSYQGRRHRMGLPVRGQRTKTNARTRKGPKRTVAGKKKAK, encoded by the coding sequence ATGGCACGCCTCGTCGGAGTCGACCTGCCGCGCGACAAGCGCATCGAGGTCGCACTCACCTACATCTACGGCATCGGCCGTACCCGCGCCCAGCAGCTGCTGGAGGCCACCGGCGTCAGCCCGGACCTCCGCGTCCACGAGCTGGGTGACGAGGAGCTGGTCAAGCTCCGCGACGAGATCGAGGCGAACTTCAAGATCGAGGGTGACCTCCGTCGCGAGGTTCAGGCCGACATCCGCCGCAAGATCGAGATCGGCAGCTACCAGGGTCGCCGTCACCGCATGGGCCTTCCGGTCCGCGGTCAGCGCACCAAGACCAACGCTCGTACCCGTAAGGGCCCGAAGCGCACGGTTGCCGGCAAGAAGAAGGCCAAGTAG
- the rpsK gene encoding 30S ribosomal protein S11 — protein MPPKARAGAKKVRRKEKKNVAQGEAHIKSTFNNTIVTITDPTGAVISWASAGTVGFKGSRKSTPYAAQMAAEAAGRRAMEHGMKKIDVFVKGPGSGRETAIRSLGAIGLEVGTIQDVTPAPHNGCRPPKRRRV, from the coding sequence ATGCCTCCCAAGGCTCGCGCGGGCGCCAAGAAGGTGCGCCGCAAGGAGAAGAAGAACGTCGCTCAGGGCGAGGCCCACATCAAGAGCACGTTCAACAACACGATCGTCACGATCACCGACCCGACCGGTGCGGTGATCTCGTGGGCCTCTGCCGGCACCGTCGGCTTCAAGGGCTCCCGCAAGTCCACCCCGTACGCCGCTCAGATGGCCGCCGAGGCCGCGGGTCGTCGGGCGATGGAGCACGGCATGAAGAAGATCGACGTCTTCGTCAAGGGTCCGGGCTCGGGCCGCGAGACGGCGATCCGCTCGCTGGGTGCGATCGGCCTCGAGGTCGGCACCATCCAGGACGTGACCCCCGCCCCGCACAACGGCTGCCGCCCGCCGAAGCGCCGGCGCGTCTGA
- a CDS encoding 4-hydroxy-3-methylbut-2-enyl diphosphate reductase, whose product MTIDLGTPRLLEDAEREVLLADPRGYCAGVDRAVVTVEQALDLYGSPVYVRKQIVHNKHVVSNLESRGAIFVEELDEVPVGATVVFSAHGVSPAVHSQAADRDLKTIDATCPLVTKVHREAVRFAREGYTILLIGHAGHEEVEGTAGEAPDQTILVEHPDDVDTLELPEGAKLAWLSQTTLSVDETMETVRRLRAKFPQLEDPPSDDICYATQNRQVAVKEIGATADLVIVVGSANSSNSVRLVEVALEAGAKASYRIDDVSELDESWLDGVRSVSVTSGASVPDHLVQEVLGYLAERGYPDARPVQTAEETLAFSLPKELHRDLKAAGRA is encoded by the coding sequence ATGACGATCGACCTGGGTACGCCGCGCCTGCTGGAGGACGCCGAGCGGGAGGTGCTGCTCGCCGACCCGCGCGGCTACTGCGCCGGCGTCGACCGAGCCGTGGTGACGGTCGAGCAGGCGCTGGACCTCTACGGCTCGCCGGTCTACGTCCGCAAGCAGATCGTCCACAACAAGCACGTCGTGTCGAACCTCGAGTCCCGCGGCGCGATCTTCGTCGAGGAGCTCGACGAGGTGCCGGTCGGTGCCACGGTGGTGTTCTCGGCCCACGGCGTCTCGCCGGCCGTCCACAGCCAGGCCGCCGACCGCGACCTGAAGACGATCGACGCGACCTGCCCCCTGGTCACCAAGGTGCACCGCGAGGCGGTCCGGTTCGCGCGCGAGGGTTACACCATCCTGCTCATCGGGCACGCGGGGCACGAGGAGGTCGAGGGCACCGCGGGCGAGGCCCCGGACCAGACGATCCTGGTCGAGCACCCCGACGACGTCGACACCCTGGAGCTGCCCGAGGGCGCCAAGCTCGCGTGGCTCTCGCAGACGACGCTGAGCGTCGACGAGACCATGGAGACCGTACGCCGGCTGCGCGCGAAGTTCCCGCAGCTCGAGGACCCGCCCAGCGACGACATCTGCTACGCCACCCAGAACCGTCAGGTCGCGGTCAAGGAGATCGGTGCCACCGCCGACCTGGTGATCGTCGTCGGCTCGGCCAACTCGTCGAACTCGGTGCGCCTGGTCGAGGTCGCGCTCGAGGCCGGCGCCAAGGCGTCGTACCGGATCGACGACGTCTCCGAGCTCGACGAGTCCTGGCTCGACGGCGTGCGCTCGGTCAGCGTGACCTCCGGCGCCTCGGTCCCCGACCACCTGGTCCAGGAGGTGCTGGGCTATCTCGCGGAGCGCGGCTACCCCGACGCCCGACCGGTGCAGACGGCGGAGGAGACGCTGGCGTTCTCCCTGCCCAAGGAGCTGCACCGCGACCTCAAGGCCGCGGGCCGGGCCTGA
- a CDS encoding TerC family protein yields the protein MDVTTLEWTITIAVTVGVLLFDVFVIARDPHEPSMKECAIALSVYVGAAVAFGVFILVHHGHDYGIQFYTGWLTEYSLSIDNLFVFIILMSALKVPRKYQQEALLVGIVLALVFRGIFIALGYALIENFSWIFYAFGAFLVYTAFKLVKSYGAHEDEHPEDNAIVAFTRRRMRVGDSWHGLKLWYHENGVRFVSPMLIVIIALGVTDILFALDSIPAIFGITQEPYLVFTANVFALMGLRQLYFLLGGLLQKLVYLSLGLAFILAFIGVKLVLHALHENELPFINGGEHVKVWDIPSLFSLGVIIVTLIVTAVASLWKSSRGGDDHVADHATAPREPADVDDTAGPDWR from the coding sequence ATGGACGTGACCACCCTGGAATGGACGATCACCATCGCGGTGACCGTCGGAGTCCTCCTCTTCGATGTCTTCGTGATCGCTCGCGATCCGCACGAGCCGTCGATGAAGGAGTGCGCCATCGCGCTCTCCGTCTACGTCGGCGCCGCTGTGGCGTTCGGTGTGTTCATCCTCGTCCACCACGGGCACGACTACGGCATCCAGTTCTACACCGGCTGGCTGACGGAGTACTCGCTGTCGATCGACAACCTCTTCGTCTTCATCATCTTGATGTCCGCGCTCAAAGTGCCCCGGAAGTACCAGCAGGAGGCGCTGCTCGTCGGCATCGTCCTGGCCCTGGTGTTCCGCGGCATCTTCATCGCGCTCGGCTACGCGCTCATCGAGAACTTCAGCTGGATCTTCTACGCCTTCGGCGCCTTCCTGGTCTACACCGCGTTCAAGCTGGTGAAGTCCTACGGCGCCCACGAGGACGAGCACCCCGAGGACAACGCGATCGTCGCCTTCACCCGGCGCCGGATGCGGGTCGGCGACAGCTGGCACGGCCTCAAGCTCTGGTACCACGAGAACGGCGTCCGCTTCGTCTCGCCGATGCTCATCGTGATCATCGCCCTCGGCGTCACCGACATCCTCTTCGCGCTCGACTCGATCCCGGCGATCTTCGGTATCACCCAGGAGCCCTACCTCGTCTTCACCGCGAACGTGTTCGCGCTGATGGGCCTGCGCCAGCTGTACTTCCTGCTCGGCGGCCTCCTCCAGAAGCTCGTCTACCTCTCGCTCGGCCTGGCGTTCATCCTCGCGTTCATCGGCGTCAAGCTGGTCCTGCACGCCCTGCACGAGAACGAGCTGCCGTTCATCAACGGCGGCGAGCACGTCAAGGTCTGGGACATCCCGTCGCTGTTCAGCCTCGGCGTGATCATCGTGACCCTCATCGTCACCGCGGTCGCGAGCCTGTGGAAGTCCTCGCGCGGTGGCGACGACCACGTCGCGGACCACGCCACCGCCCCGCGTGAGCCGGCCGACGTCGACGACACCGCGGGCCCCGACTGGCGCTGA
- the rpsD gene encoding 30S ribosomal protein S4 translates to MARYTGPLTKKSRRLGVDLVGGDAAFEKRPYPPGQHGRARVKESEYRNQLQEKQKARFTYGVLEKQFHRYYEEAARRQGKTGDNLLQLLECRLDNVVYRAGFARTRRHARQLVTHGHFLVNGRKVDIPSFQVTQYDIIDVREKSLEMTPFIVARETHGERIVPAWLEALPSRMRVLVHQLPVREQIDMPIQEQLIVEYYSKK, encoded by the coding sequence ATGGCCCGTTACACCGGACCCCTGACCAAGAAGTCGCGCCGTCTCGGCGTCGACCTCGTCGGCGGCGACGCCGCCTTCGAGAAGCGCCCCTACCCTCCCGGCCAGCACGGCCGCGCGCGGGTGAAGGAGAGCGAGTACCGCAACCAGCTGCAGGAGAAGCAGAAGGCCCGCTTCACCTACGGCGTGCTGGAGAAGCAGTTCCACCGCTACTACGAGGAGGCCGCGCGTCGCCAGGGCAAGACCGGCGACAACCTGCTCCAGCTCCTCGAGTGCCGCCTCGACAACGTGGTCTACCGTGCCGGCTTCGCCCGTACGCGCCGCCACGCCCGCCAGCTGGTGACCCACGGTCACTTCCTGGTCAACGGCAGGAAGGTCGACATCCCGTCCTTCCAGGTGACCCAGTACGACATCATCGACGTGCGCGAGAAGTCGCTCGAGATGACCCCGTTCATCGTGGCTCGCGAGACCCACGGCGAGCGGATCGTCCCGGCCTGGCTCGAGGCGCTGCCGTCGCGGATGCGCGTCCTGGTGCACCAGCTGCCCGTGCGCGAGCAGATCGACATGCCGATCCAGGAGCAGCTCATCGTGGAGTACTACTCCAAGAAGTGA